The window AAATGTTCAGTGCACAAGGTATCAAGGTGTGACAGGACTCAGGAGCAACTGAAAAGAGCAACATGTACATGCAACTCAAATACTCACTTCTCATTTGATGGTTCATTACGTAGTACCTCAGGTGCCATCCACTCTGGCTGCAGGCCAACAGGAAATACAATCGTAAAGATGTAATGACAGATCATTTGCAGAAAACATGTACACACAGAACAAGAAAAATATGGGAAGGCAATATTCTTGTGGAACATAGGCCAACAATAACAAAATCATGGAAATGATGTCTAGATTAAATTTTAACTGAGTTGCATTTGTGTTAGTCTTTCCTGCCTTATGTTAACTCCACTTTAGTGGTGAATCGGAATGAGGAATTGAGGATTCAAGCTTGTAGTATATTCTATGTCTGTAGCATCTCAAATACTAAACGATCAAtatgaacaatttttttttaaaaaaaaggatgaGGGGTATTACTGTTCCAGCAGTTGACTTGGAGGAAAGAAAAGTATGATGTTTCAACCTTGACATGCCAAAATCAGACACCTGCAAGGAAAAGGTACACATGCATATTACGTTGAGATCCACAATGAAGTTTTGGTGATGCAAGTGTAAAACAAATGTAATAAACATTGATTTGCCAAAGTAACAACTTTGCAGAGTCTGGGAAAGGTATGAACCAGCAACCTGCAACTAAAGAATAATAAGGTAAATAAACAGCAACGATGGAAAATGCATCTCTTGTTCTAGGCTGGATAAACAATACTATCTTAAATATTGGAGGCAACTCTAACCAGTTATATACCCCCAAATCTAATGAACATGGAACCCACTATTTACTTACCAAACTAAATCATAATTTATAGGTCCAGGATTCAGTCTCTCATTAAAGTTGAGTAAACTGTGCACCACACAATCTGATCAATGACACTGACTATCAGAAGGAGGTCTGCTGAACAGTGCGGGAAGGAATGAATCTAGCAGTTCCATGCACAGAAGCAAAAACAAGTTGAGTGCACTTTCAAAGAAAACATTCTATCACCACAATATTTGTGTCTTGGTATGAGGATGATGAAAACTAATCATCTCCAATATGAAGCACCATagcacaacaaaaagaaaacaagtgtGTTTTGCATGAAAGAGATGGCACAGAGGGAAGAGTCACCTTAACAACCCAATTCTTATCCACTAAAAGATTTGGGGATTTCAGGTCACGGTGAACAATGGTAGGATGGCTAGAGTGCAGGTAGTTCATCCCTTTTGCCTGAAAGAATTCAATATCAAGTGCTGCATAGAACAACCCACAACGTATGTATGAAACTAAAATAACTTGCCCAAGCTTACCACATCTAGTGCCATTTTTAACCTCTGTACTTCATCGACTTGACTATTTGGCCGATGCAACAGGCGATATAGACTCCCCCTGACAAAAACAAGTTTGTTGTATTTGCTGTAATTACTCTTTGTAATTCATCAGCCAATAAAGAATGAAATTatcatgtactccctccgttccaaaatgtatgccgttttgacttttctagattcatagtgtttgctatgCACTTAGATATAATGtatgtctaggtgcatagcaaagcTATGAACcttgaaaagtcaaaacgacctacattttggaatggagggagtagcatTTTGGCTAGAAATAGAGGAACTTGTACAAACCTTGGGAGGTACTCAGTTAATATAGAGAGATTTGGCGGTTGTGTCACATATCCCAAGAAAAGAACGACATTGGGATGCCTTAATCTTGACATGATTCTCACCTGAAAGGTACAATAAATACCTAGCTGAGGAAAAGGAAACCAATAATCATTCGTGCTGGGAGAGATATTCATGTGTTAAAATTTAACTTACTTCACATTTAAATTGCTCTAGTGAAACACCTGATAAATCCTGGTCAAGAAATTTTTTCACTGCAACCTCCTGCAATCACAAGGAAAAGGCATCAAGAGAATGGAAACTCTCCAAGAACAGATTCAGCAGTCAAAGGAATACTACATATATTCTTCGACAGAATCGGTGAGCTGCATATGTATTCTTGGAGATAAGCAAGACCTTTCAAATGTTCAGTCTGAAGGTTCCTGTGTATGTTAAAGCATACGGACACAGGTTGATACTGACAGCTAATTTGATGTGCGTGGAACATATTCATATTTATTGACTATTAGGAACAAAACCTGACGCACAATGCCTGTTTGTTGTCGATCAAAGCTTATCCATGCAATATAAAGATGGTAAGGTTATTAGACCTTAAAATTACATGAACTGATCAATTAGTAACATCAGGGCATAATTGCTCAATCAACTCAATTTTGTGTACCCATGATTTGCCATAGATGGCACACGGTTAATCCATTAAACGTACTAGAACTAAAGCATATAGAGAAAACTAATGCACAAAGGAAAAATAAACACCACTTTATCGGCATAAGAGCAACTAAATCATTTCTTGTCATGTGAGCTTATGATGCATAAAACTTATAGTACACACTATGCTAAATGCCTAGCAAAATGTCAAGAAAGGGTTTGCTAATAGAATATTTGACTTACCGTGCCATTCCAATCTGCATGGTAAACTTCCCCATACGAACCTGCATTAATATAAATTGTAAATTTAAGGCACTGAATAGCCATAGCCAAAAAATGACTAGTACAACAAATGAACAGACCAATGACTCCAAAAATGTAGGGGAATTCTAATCCATACCAACACTTCAGTGCCACTGAATTCATCTATACCAGGAAGCTAGTCAGTTATGAGGGTCTGGTCATGTAATTACACATGCTGATGGTACAGATCAAAAGAGCACCTCAAGTGGTGGTACAAATAAAAAGATTCCATAAAGTAACACGAAATATGCTTTACTTTAACAATACCAGAAGTAGAtcccaatttttttaaaaaaaaagactatCCATAACAATTCTTTTTCCGTTATGCTTTTCATGGCCTCACagataaattttgaaaatttataGTTCGTTATAATTTTATTAACAAAGGTTATAGGGAAAAAAATATTGCAAAGAAAGAAGCATCTTTATTGTGTCATTTAGGTATCGTTGTGCTTTCAAGAAAAAACTATGTATCTTTTTATGGTTGCCAAACTTACAAAAATTTGATATACATATTTTTAAACTACATTAACCTAGGAGTGGAGGATATAATCAGATTTAGTATTGGTATTGAAATGGAGGATAATACCGAAGGCAGgtacaacaacatagccttttgtcccaagcaagttggggtaggctagagatgaaacccaaaagacacaaaggtcatggttcaggcacgttgatagttagtctccaagcgctcctatccaaagctaactcctcagagatatcccaatctttaaagtctctcttaaccgactcgtcccaagtcagtttaggcctacctctacccctctttaccttatcaacacgttttagcaccccactacgcaccggcgcctccggaggcctccgttggactaCCGAAAGCAGGCTCTGTTACACGGACACGGCAAAAAGGCCACGTATCACGTGTCCGAGACGTCTCGGACACGGATACGGCGTGGACACGGCGTCGAGATGTGTCTATGGAGTatcagaaaaaaataaatggTAAATACATTGATACGTCGGCTGGACACGTCTCGGCCTGTTTTGGGGATACGGCCCAGCCCACGAAGCACCTGAGCCCCATATCCCACCTCGTGTGACCTAGCACTCTCTGCCCCCCACACACTCCCTCGCGCAGCCGCACGCATGTCCGCTCCCCCGACCAGGCGGCCAGACGTCCCTCCCGCACGagcaccgccgctcgccgtcgccggcgacgagccgccgcccgccagcgACCAGAAAGGACTGCTGGCTGCAATCTCCCATTCGCCGGTGAGTTTCCTCTGCTCCTCTGTTTCCCTCTCTGATTCCTCCCCCGATCTAGAGACCTCAATCTGTTCTTGCCTTCTTCTGTAGATGGCTACATTGAGCCATGCTAGTGCtagtgctgctgctggaggttcTAATGCTAGCGCAAGTGCCAGTGGTAGTGTAGGATCTGCATCCACGATTGACATAAAGGCTCCATCGTGGGCTTATGTTACCATTCATGAGAATGAAGCACCTTGTGGAGGATGTAGAAGCATAAGCCATGAAGCATCGAACTGCAAGCCTGCGAGCTGTCCTTAATAAATTATATTAGTTTCCTAGATTTGTCTATGTTTGTTATGTATTGACTACTATTTGGTATTTGCCTATGTATGACTGGTATTGAactttaatttattattattgtGAACTTTGATATGCATTgttctttatttatttattaaaaaaattctgaaacGTATCCACGTATCGGGGTTTTTTGGGGAAGTGCCGTATCGCCGTATCCGTATCGGCCTAGATACTGATACACGTATCAGTGTCCGTGTAACATAGAAGGCAGGTACCATAAATTAAAAAATTCGGTGTAAACAaacccaagaaaaaaaaagtttataaAGATGTACATATGTGTGTTAAATTGGAGTGTGCAACTTCAAGAGAACAGGTAGATGGCAAAGGTTGCCATCACACTATTTCAACAATATAAATAATGAGAAATGGTGAAGTCATACGAAATGGTTCCCCAATTTGTGATGAAAAGGAGAGGAAAACATGCCAAGAAGGGGAAAATAGACAATCAATTTTGTTGAATCAGATTCTGAAAACATCAAAATGTTATAATTTATAAAGCTTAGCGTTGCAATTAAATAGAAAATCTACTTCTCTCAACACTGGTTGAGGAAAGATTTCTATTTGCTTCATAtattttgctgcaagtttaTTTTCATTAACATCAATGAATAATTTCTACTTCAAGAAGCTTATTACTTACTAGTAATACTGCCTACTGGTAAAGGGCTAGGAACCAGGCATCATACCTAAACCAATACGTTCTCCAATATCAAGATCTTCCCATGGTATTTCATATTCAGCAACATCATCTATAACTGAGCTGATTGTTTTTGTACTAGACCAGCTTAACTTGTACAAATTTCCATTGCTACTTCCCGACATGTTCACCAAAGAATCTTCAGCAACCCCTTGATCCTCAATGGAAATAACACTGGTAGGATCATGCAAATCCAAATCTCTGATGATTTCTTCTGTATTTTCCGCATGGTGTTGTGCATTTTCATAAGGTGATGAAGAATCTTTAGCTACAAAACTATTTGGCAAATTTTTCCCTGTTTGAGCAACAAGTAACCATCCTCCACTTTCTTTATCATGTATTTCGTGACTATTTTGATCAGGTAATAAATCAGCAGGTAGCAATGCACCACTCTCCAAAAGAAGGTCAtgcaaattttgtgcaaattgtGGGTCCACTACTTCAGGCACAACATATTTGGAAACATCATTGACTTTAATATGCTCAGAAATTTCCCCTTCAAGATCTTCCTCAGAGATAACATTTTGTTTGAGTTCCGCCTGAGAAAAATCTGCCAGATTTGAAGTGAGAGCTAAAATAGAACTGTGCTCAGATGAACTTCCTCCAATGTCATTGTTGTTCTCATATCCACCATTAATCTGTTCAAGAGCTAAGCACAATTCTGCGACACTCTCTTCAATGGCATCACTCCCCAGTTGGCTATTGTTGGAATCCTGAAACTGACTGCCAGAAATGTCTGAAGGGATTAAGGTGCCTGGAGCTCCCATCAGATCAATAATATACTCAGTGCTGCAACAGTTCAGTACATAAGATTAATAGTTGTAGTCAAACTTAAAATATCAAAGATCAATTATTTGATCAAATTATGGTAAGAATACATATGCAGATACCTATCAAAATCAACTTTGACCAAATTAACAGCCCCTTCATCTGTTCCAGTGTAACATATTCCTTTCAGAAGCTTACATGGAAGATTGACTCGGTCAGCAAGTACCTGAAAACAATTTGGTTAGCTGTTGTCTTTCTAATAGTCCTACCACAATCCCTACTTTTAAGCAATTGAAGACATCTCTTTTAGAGAATCCTTTGATTGCGTATCTGGTGCCACAAATACACAATAAACTGATGCATATTTTGACAAACATACACTGAATAACGGAGCTCACTACAATATAGTAAATTATTTCAGCTTGCGCACATTAGTGTTACACCATTCTTAACagtaaaaaaattcataattaGACATGCCTTTCTAGGAATGTAAGGTAAACACGGAAAACATGATAATTTAAAACCTTCTACAAGCAACATTGATCCTGCACGACCATCGTTCTCTAATCCATTCTTATTCCTCTTTCACATTCTCGAACTTCTTTCCCATATTCTCCTGTACATTTTCCTGTGCTCATGTGTTTAATCCTAAATGCTAATGCTGACAGTGCTGATGATTTAGCACAGCCACTACCACCTTATCATCTCACTCCACCAGCGCTGACCGAAGAGCAGTCAGCAGCCATCCACCACTCAAAGGCTGAATCCTCAAGACTGCAATAAACTCTTGCAGCTGAAGCTTGCAGTTACCAACCCCGAGTGTGTAACCTTGGTTTCAAAATACTTTTCAAATCCCACTAtttaaattctcaaaatttcagTTTGAATGTCCAGCGGTGTTGAAATGCCAGGTCAAAAGATTAGATTCAATTTGTTTTTGAATGAcagtatttaaaaaaaacatctcaGCAAAGGGCCAATTGTATGTTCTTAAAAACTAAACCGATGGGGAGCTTTTGAAGTCGGAGTTAAAAATTTTATTGTTCTTTCCTGAACCTTCCATGGGTAAACTAACATTCAAATTGACAGATTGTTAGTAGTGAATAAACAGGAATGATAAGTGGAGGGCAAATAGTTGAATTCCATAATAGAAAAATGCCTGCTAGATTGGGAGCTACTGATGCTCATGTATTAGAAGCACAGAACTATTGTGCAATATCATAATGATCCAGACATGACAAGATGGGAATTATTAGCAACCTTCCCTATACTGTTTTACTATCTAATATATCACAAGATTAACTATAAGACTAACTATAACTACATAAGGACGGCGCAGGGTGCTGAGTTGCTAACCTTAAATAGTAGCGATCTGTGCCGTGACAGCCCAACCCGAAGCGAACCAAGAGGAAGAACAATACTGTTCAGCTGGAGCGAGAGCTCCCGGCTCTTGATGCCCCATTCCATGTTCATCCCATCAGCATCCTCCACCAGGCCGCCCATCGCATTAACAACCAGACCCGCAATCCTCTGCGCAAGCTCCACCGAGGCAGCACCACCATGTTGCCCCCTCGTCTGCACCGCAACCACCGCAGCCCTATCCTCCAGGCGTTTCAGCACAGGATCGCGCTCACGATCCACCAGGACGGCCCGGAAGGCGACGTCGCGGCCCGGCGGGACCGCCCTGAGGTAGCCGAGGGAGGGGAAGTTGGCCTGGAAGCCGGGATGCAGCTGCGCGCCGCAGACATCGTAGAACCCGTCGGGGAGGTGCTCGTCGTAGTTGACGACGCTGTGGTTCCAGTAGCGCGCGGAGAGCGCCTCAGCGGGGCTCCggtcgtggccggcggcgccgccgaggctGATGAGCTCGGCCGCGCGGATCTGGACCGAGTCCGCGTCGACGAGCCCCGCGTGGTCCGAGGCCGAGATCGCGAGCGCGAGCCGCACCTGGAAGTCCTCCTCCAGCCGCGTCgtggccgcctccgccccgaGGCCCCTCGGCTCCCCCACCGCGgggggcaccgccgccgccgcggcgggcgtggctcccgccggctccggcggctccggcgcccccgccgccgcgacgtcgtgcggcggcggcggagtcgcGGCCGCCGTCGGGTGGCCCGAGCGCCGGTGCCGCGGGCGGTGGTGgtcgggcgccgcggcggccgctcccccgGCGGGGGCGCCCCCCGCGAGGTGGAGCTTGCGTAGCAGGTGCTTCATGCGGGACatgggcagcagcggcggcgccgcggcatgCGAGGCCGGCCCCCGAACCCCCACACctcctccgctccgctccgccggCGCCGATCCGATCCGGTTCGATCCCAACCGCGCGGGGAAATTGCCGGCTCGCCCGCTCCAGCCGCGTCGATCGACAGACCCACCGCCCGACCGACCGATCGATCTATCTATCCATTCCTGCCCCGTGCTGCCGCCGTAGTCTATCTATTCGCGCGCCGTCGCGGATGCTTCGCGCCCGGGCTGGACGCGGCTGGAGACGCCTGGAAGAAGAACAGCAGGGCGGACGGGGGGAGCGCAGCACGGGCACCAATACCTCGCCCGCTCCGTGTGCTGCGGCGtctgatttttctttttagtttttacTATTAATCCCTACTTGCCGTTTGATGCGCCCCGGCGTGCCGCGCGCTACAAGTggtaataataaataaaaaatagaattgAAAtggtttatttcaaaaaaatgttTGACGGGCGCGGGCGTGACGGCCAACGTGGGGGGaagcggagggaggaggggagggacgGGGTGGATAAGCGCGCTGACGTGGCGGGCGCCGACCGTGGGGCTGGGGCCCGGGGCACGCTTTGCCCGCTGGTCAAGCCTCAAGCGTGGGAGTTCAGATTGGAAGATTCTCTAGGCTCGACTCAGCCTGGTAAACGGCTTTTAATTAAACCATCCTGCACGTCGGAAAAATGgcgttggaggagtattttttttctctcgagAAAATGGCGTTGGAGGATGGAGCGAATGAACACGGGACGTGTAGCGTATGGCAGTATGGCACACGAAGAGCAGCCGGCGATCATACAAATATTTTGGATCTGTCCTTGCAAATAGAACTTGTTAGTTGATAGCTAGTGATaatttgatttgaaagaaaaatgCTGTTGGTTGGTTAACTAACAAGCTAGCCGAATAGAATCTATGCAGCAACTTACTCATGCATGATGCATATGTAGGCCCCACGTGGCAAATTGCTTGCCCAACAGGTGGTACCGATTGCCATTGAATATGTGCAGAAGAAAACGCGCCTACCACGCACATTTTAGGCTAGACCAGCGCTTGATTTCATGCTCCTCCTTTTGTCTACGTAGTGATTTGCACGAAAGACCTTCTTATCTTAACTCCAACTATATTAGGTTTAAGTTTAGGCGAGTTTGAACCTTTATTTGCCGAAGGTTAGTGAGAGGTCACTCGTTAGGAGTGATCGTTCATATATAGACAAGAGTGTGGCGATAATGAGAATTAAGCACAGTACTTTTGAACCTTAGTGATGACGGCTACCTCCATTCCGGGCTCGAAATCGCCCTCAAAGTTTTAATTAGCCTTCATCAAAAAGAAAAGTAGCTAgagaatataatataatatatagtATATGACTAATAAATAAAGGAAGTCACCGTCAAGCTCGATGTCACCACTTTGGCACACGCGTGGCACGCCAAAATCCAACTTGTGCCGGTTCCACCTGTCGTGGACGGCCTTTATCACAACATAGCAGGCAAAACAAATTTTGATACGAGAAACGCTAGCAACCAAGAACAAAAGAGCTGCAGGTGAGTCACCTCAAAGGAGGGAAGAGGAGAAAATGATCCGCGGACTAGCACGCGTGGCACTGGACACGTGTAGCGATGGCTTACGTCTATCTCCGTCTCGCCATTGGGTCACCCAAGCATCATCATATCGCTTGGGTGCAATACGCAGCCGATGACGTTTGACTTGTGTGGCAGGGGACGGGGGAACCGCTTCTGCTTGGCTTGGCTGTCTCTTGCTGTTCGGATCCTGCGTGGCTGCGTGCACGCTCGGATGATCGGATCCTCCCGTGTGCCGTGCCGGGGTCCGCGCCATGGCTGATCGAGCTCGTGATTGGCGCCGGACCAAGCCCACGGAAGCTGCCGGTACCCAAGTTGGGTTAAATGTGTATGCCACGGGCCGGCCGCCCGGGGATCAATTCCTCGCACATGCGAGCTCGCCCATCCCCGGCCATCCCCTGGCTCCAGCGCCTCTGGCGCCTCCactgccgccctccgccgccgccaacgccaaCCAAACTCGTCTTCGCGCCGTCCAGCCACCGCTGCCTCTTCTCAaccccgccgccgggccgccgccgccgtcgagccctcCTCTCTAGGTCTGGTGAGCCCCCACCCCCAGCAACCCGAATCCATAAGCTCCGCCGACTCCCGCCaccacccggccgccgccggccgctccctCCACCTACCACCCCCGgaccccggccaccccctcccccctagCTCGCAACCCCTCACCGGCCGCCATGGCTCAAAGAAGAAGATGTGCAGTGCTTCTGCAATGTGTCGTCGGGAAATCGCATATGCGATAATAGATTTCCTGGGCCAGCCGGCCGGGCTTCCTATTATTGCTCGGTGCGATCGCGCACATACCCTGGGAATGGGCTGTGATCCTACCCAAATCCTGATCCAGCCCTATCTAATTAAACAGTTGGCCCGATCCTTATCCAGCCCTTCAAATAATTACTTGTATTCTATCCAATCCTATCCCTTAAGTAATATTATCCTAGTCCAGCCCTGATCCTATATATGCTCATGGGCCAATCCATTTTTACTAAAAGAGCACAACCCGTGGGCTGTTATTATTAAAACAAATTAGCAAAGCAATGGATGGACCTCACAGCACGCAGCACGTGAGCTGCCATTCTGCCAATAGTACAAAGCCAGCATGGCTCAACAAAGCAAATATACGTATCATGTTGGTACCAGCCAGCACACGTCACAAATAAATAGCAAACAAAGTAGCTGTCAACAATGATTAACTAAATAAACTAGAAAATTGGTCAACAATGAATATAAGTATCGGATTTCATTTGAAGATGGTCTGCTCTTAGCTAGCCTACTACAAGCTGTCAACAATGAATTGGTCAGCAGCTGGGCTATGCAGAAACATCTCTCTCCCAGATATGTTGTCAAGGGGCAAAGTCCAAACCTCCACTGTTGGAAGCATCACCAGTGTTGATGTAATCCTGCTATAACAAAAGAAGTTTGGTTAGATGAACCTCACCCAAGTAGTAGCCATCAATTTCACATGTAAAACTTGAAAAATATTGTATATAGAAATAAAGTTCAGAATAAGTTAACAATTAAGCATGTCTTATATCCGAGATTATGCATAAACTAGCATGATGAACCTGAAATGCACCGAGTACTAGCAGCCAGAAGTACCTAAACCAACATCAGTATCCTTGCATGCAGTAAACAAAGAATAAAATAGTATTCAGATGCTTTCAGAGTCTTATATCCTTGCATGTAGTAAACAAAGAATAAAGTAGCATGTAACTGTGACCTTTGCAAAGAATAAAAATTGTTCAGAATAGCCTGTAACACTATAAGAATCAGCACCTCTGTAGCTAAGAGGCCTCGGCCTGTTGTAGTCCTCTTGTCCTGCAAAAGGCCAACCAAACTGTAAGAGCGCCACCATTATTTTCAGCAAACGGTGGAGAAAAATAGCAGCATCAATAATAGTTAACGAAATACATTTCAAGCAAGAATTTGCATTAGAATTAAGACAGTGAAATGTGAATTGATTACTGAGTCCTA is drawn from Panicum virgatum strain AP13 chromosome 1N, P.virgatum_v5, whole genome shotgun sequence and contains these coding sequences:
- the LOC120655116 gene encoding probable serine/threonine-protein kinase SIS8 — its product is MSRMKHLLRKLHLAGGAPAGGAAAAAPDHHRPRHRRSGHPTAAATPPPPHDVAAAGAPEPPEPAGATPAAAAAVPPAVGEPRGLGAEAATTRLEEDFQVRLALAISASDHAGLVDADSVQIRAAELISLGGAAGHDRSPAEALSARYWNHSVVNYDEHLPDGFYDVCGAQLHPGFQANFPSLGYLRAVPPGRDVAFRAVLVDRERDPVLKRLEDRAAVVAVQTRGQHGGAASVELAQRIAGLVVNAMGGLVEDADGMNMEWGIKSRELSLQLNSIVLPLGSLRVGLSRHRSLLFKVLADRVNLPCKLLKGICYTGTDEGAVNLVKVDFDSTEYIIDLMGAPGTLIPSDISGSQFQDSNNSQLGSDAIEESVAELCLALEQINGGYENNNDIGGSSSEHSSILALTSNLADFSQAELKQNVISEEDLEGEISEHIKVNDVSKYVVPEVVDPQFAQNLHDLLLESGALLPADLLPDQNSHEIHDKESGGWLLVAQTGKNLPNSFVAKDSSSPYENAQHHAENTEEIIRDLDLHDPTSVISIEDQGVAEDSLVNMSGSSNGNLYKLSWSSTKTISSVIDDVAEYEIPWEDLDIGERIGLGSYGEVYHADWNGTEVAVKKFLDQDLSGVSLEQFKCEVRIMSRLRHPNVVLFLGYVTQPPNLSILTEYLPRGSLYRLLHRPNSQVDEVQRLKMALDVAKGMNYLHSSHPTIVHRDLKSPNLLVDKNWVVKVSDFGMSRLKHHTFLSSKSTAGTPEWMAPEVLRNEPSNEKCDVYSFGVILWELATMRVPWSGLNPMQVVGAVGFQNRRLDIPKEVDPQVASIISSCWDNDPSKRPSFSQLLSPLKQLQRLVVAGSC